From the Musa acuminata AAA Group cultivar baxijiao chromosome BXJ3-7, Cavendish_Baxijiao_AAA, whole genome shotgun sequence genome, one window contains:
- the LOC135642627 gene encoding S-adenosylmethionine carrier 1, chloroplastic/mitochondrial-like, with translation MEIRKPFASVTMGEEPFSFLRALCDGVIAGATAGGVVETVLYPIDTIKTRLQAAHGGSKIYWRGLYSGLAGNLAGVLPASAIFVGIYEPTKQKLLRVFPENLSAFAHLTAGAIGGAASSFIRVPTEVVKQRMQTGQFTSAPNAVRLIVAKEGFRGLYAGYSSFLLRDLPFDAIQFCIYEQIRIGYKIAARRELNDPENAIIGAFAGAITGAITTPLDVMKTRLMVQGSANQYKGLLNCAKTILREEGPAAFLKGIGPRVLWIGIGGSIFFGVLERTKLLLSQRHFDQGQKS, from the exons ATGGAAATAAGGAAGCCATTTGCTTCAGTCACCATGGGCGAGGAACCGTTTAGCTTTTTACGTGCATTATGTG ATGGTGTTATAGCCGGAGCAACTGCTGGTGGTGTTGTTGAAACAGTTCTATATCCAATAGATACAATAAAAACCCGGCTTCAG GCTGCTCATGGTGGGAGCAAAATTTATTGGAGAGGCCTGTATTCTGGATTGGCTGGCAACCTTGCTGGGGTCTTGCC GGCCTCTGCTATATTTGTGGGTATATATGAACCTACCAAACAAAAATTATTGAGGGTGTTTCCAGAGAATCTCAGCGCTTTTGCTCATTTG ACTGCAGGTGCTATTGGAGGAGCTGCTTCTTCTTTTATTCGTGTCCCAACAGAG GTAGTTAAACAAAGGATGCAGACTGGGCAATTTACCTCTGCACCAAATGCTGTTCGTCTTATTGTTGCTAAAGAAGGGTTCAGAGGTCTTTATGCT GGATATAGTTCTTTTCTGTTACGGGATCTACCGTTTGATGCAATACAATTTTGTATATATGAGCAGATTCGAATTGGATATAAGATTGCG GCAAGGAGGGAGTTAAATGATCCAGAGAATGCTATAATTGGTGCTTTTGCTG GTGCAATAACTGGAGCGATAACTACACCACTTGATGTCATGAAGACGAGATTAATGGTTCAG GGCTCAGCAAACCAGTACAAGGGGCTACTTAATTGTGCTAAGACGATATTGAGAGAAGAAGGTCCAGCTGCTTTCTTAAAG GGTATCGGACCAAGAGTGCTATGGATTGGTATTGGCGGTTCGATCTTCTTCGGCGTTCTAGAACGGACAAAACTATTGCTTTCCCAGAGGCATTTTGATCAGGGTCAGAAATCATAG